One window from the genome of Phycisphaerae bacterium encodes:
- a CDS encoding LacI family transcriptional regulator, with product SLRQMAQQMNVAVSTVSRALAGDRGVGAKRAGEIRRLARSLGYRPRPLRRKRADAIALLIATPKPGVADDIFQQMVISQVERCASAQGRHVHVEFTSREESAAAPAVLAENRVDGVVLTGHPSADLCWRLRDSETPVVVIEDHVERTGCSSVMTDFGPGVAEAIGRLGDLGHERIGLVISRREYPSIARRYHAYVETLRAIGIAADPEWVIENVEPTVAGGRTAVQLYLERRDPPTAILFGNDWMALGGLNELLRRGYHVPRDISLVGHDNISICEELSPALTSVDGRVAELVGEAMELLEQQIAGESGEPVQRNVEGYLVWRESCGENRKVLNGSA from the coding sequence AGCCTCCGACAGATGGCCCAGCAAATGAACGTCGCCGTCAGCACCGTCTCCCGCGCGCTGGCTGGTGATCGGGGGGTTGGGGCGAAGCGGGCGGGGGAGATTCGGCGGTTGGCCCGGAGTCTGGGTTATCGGCCGCGGCCGCTGCGGCGGAAGCGTGCTGATGCGATTGCGCTGCTGATCGCGACGCCCAAGCCGGGGGTGGCGGATGATATTTTCCAGCAGATGGTGATATCGCAGGTGGAGCGTTGCGCGTCGGCCCAGGGGCGGCACGTCCACGTGGAGTTCACGTCGCGCGAGGAGTCGGCGGCGGCGCCGGCCGTGCTGGCTGAGAACAGGGTTGATGGGGTTGTTCTTACCGGTCATCCATCGGCTGATCTGTGTTGGCGGCTGCGGGATAGTGAGACGCCGGTGGTGGTGATTGAGGATCACGTCGAGCGGACCGGGTGCAGCAGCGTCATGACCGACTTCGGGCCCGGCGTTGCCGAAGCCATTGGGCGCCTTGGTGATCTGGGCCACGAGCGGATCGGCCTAGTCATCAGCCGGCGCGAGTATCCATCGATCGCCAGACGGTACCATGCCTACGTAGAGACTTTGCGGGCGATCGGAATCGCTGCGGATCCGGAATGGGTGATCGAGAATGTCGAGCCGACGGTCGCGGGAGGGCGGACCGCCGTCCAGCTCTACCTTGAACGTCGCGACCCGCCGACCGCGATCCTGTTCGGCAACGATTGGATGGCTTTGGGCGGACTGAATGAATTGCTGAGGCGAGGCTATCATGTGCCGCGGGATATCAGCCTGGTCGGGCACGACAACATCAGCATCTGTGAGGAACTCTCGCCGGCGTTGACCAGCGTGGACGGCCGGGTGGCCGAACTGGTCGGCGAGGCGATGGAACTTCTGGAGCAGCAGATCGCCGGCGAATCGGGCGAACCGGTCCAGCGGAACGTCGAAGGGTACCTCGTGTGGCGCGAAAGCTGCGGCGAGAACAGGAAGGTGCTCAATGGCTCTGCGTAG
- a CDS encoding DUF1559 domain-containing protein yields the protein MALRRKRASQRAVRGFTLIELLVVVAIIAVLVAILLPALQAAREQARAVACSSNLRQIGQGLEWAIEDGPPGLTPGYFPYAYWWPNWSGTVARAMGLGEEYVALLGQGSTIAPPVSQAPNGPRVFLCPTADPTVAGWCLQRLSYGYNYVSLGKHEHGDGWSAVVKQSSIRYPSHMAGVCDSDENTSHDGLVHQGPYPPGDRHNGGCNLLFLDWHVEWKSYEEVGPGYNLYFYRPYHE from the coding sequence ATGGCTCTGCGTAGGAAGCGTGCGTCTCAGCGGGCAGTGCGTGGATTCACTTTGATCGAGCTGCTCGTGGTCGTTGCCATCATCGCCGTGTTGGTGGCGATCCTGCTGCCGGCGCTGCAGGCGGCGCGGGAGCAGGCGCGGGCTGTGGCCTGTTCCAGCAATCTCCGGCAGATCGGCCAGGGGCTGGAGTGGGCGATCGAGGACGGTCCGCCGGGATTGACACCCGGTTATTTTCCCTACGCTTACTGGTGGCCGAACTGGTCGGGTACCGTTGCACGGGCGATGGGACTTGGCGAAGAGTATGTCGCACTTCTCGGTCAGGGCTCGACGATTGCTCCGCCGGTGTCGCAGGCGCCAAATGGTCCAAGAGTGTTCCTCTGCCCGACCGCGGATCCGACGGTTGCGGGCTGGTGTCTCCAGCGACTCTCCTATGGCTACAACTATGTCAGTCTCGGAAAACATGAACATGGGGATGGCTGGTCGGCGGTGGTGAAGCAGTCAAGCATTCGGTATCCTTCGCACATGGCCGGTGTCTGCGACTCCGATGAGAACACGAGCCATGACGGATTAGTCCACCAAGGTCCCTATCCTCCGGGAGACCGTCACAACGGCGGCTGCAACCTCCTGTTTTTGGACTGGCACGTGGAGTGGAAGAGCTACGAAGAGGTAGGGCCAGGCTACAATCTCTACTTCTACCGACCCTACCATGAGTGA